The Dreissena polymorpha isolate Duluth1 chromosome 10, UMN_Dpol_1.0, whole genome shotgun sequence genome includes a region encoding these proteins:
- the LOC127847491 gene encoding heterogeneous nuclear ribonucleoprotein H3-like isoform X3: MDDDGNVVRLRGLPWSSSPDDIYSFFGDSVNIVPDGVHFTFSREGRPSGECFVEVVSEQDVEKALERHKDHMGQRYIEVFHSKRSEMDWVVKRSGRNQPESKEAVLRLRGLPFGCSKEEIMQFFSGLEIVPNGIMLQEDRQGRATGEAYVQFASSDCAEKALLKHKERIGHRYIEIFKSSLNEASACIGYGPKPRSLLAPSMGGAMRPGPYNRNVAMGGGVGMGVGYGRGRGGRNLKGFYEDDYEDDMGFAGNMGGGGGGRMGMGNMAGVQEYRQDFSSKAGMGMNRRGNMRQPRIMGGGAGRMPSGGGPNMGMGGGGLQAMGGSYVSKTGHSVHMRGLPFQADEQDVADFFSPLVPVKVEFDYNAAGKPTGEANVDFSTHAEAKEAMKKHKANMQHRYIELFLNSVPGNRSDGMYPGDGFDGDEDMDMMGGMQGNMMMRKVNLCALGAGDGNMGGGFGGNMKMEGGFNSMGGGMGMRNRMNNPNYTAF; encoded by the exons ATGGATGATGATGGAAATGTTGTTCGACTGCGTGGACTGCCCTGGTCATCCTCGCCAGATGATATTTACAGTTTTTTTGGAG ACTCTGTGAACATTGTACCAGACGGTGTGCACTTCACATTTTCGCGAGAAGGTCGGCCAAGTGGTGAGTGCTTTGTGGAAGTCGTTAGCGAGCAGGATGTAGAGAAGGCTCTGGAGAGACACAAAGATCACATGGGCCAGAGATATATAGAAG TTTTTCATTCAAAACGAAGTGAAATGGACTGGGTAGTAAAACGTTCTGGCAGAAATCAGCCCGAGTCCAAAGAGGCAGTCTTGCGTTTGCGTGGCTTACCTTTTGGATGCTCAAAGGAAGAGATTATGCAGTTCTTTTCAG GATTGGAGATTGTCCCCAATGGGATTATGCTACAAGAGGATCGACAGGGGCGAGCTACTGGGGAGGCTTACGTACAATTTGCAAGCTCTGACTGCGCGGAGAAGGCTTTACTCAAACACAAAGAAAGAATTGGGCACAG GTACATAGAGATTTTCAAGAGCAGTCTTAACGAGGCGTCTGCGTGTATAGGTTACGGCCCCAAGCCCCGGTCTCTACTGGCCCCCAGTATGGGAGGAGCCATGCGTCCTGGCCCCTACAACCGCAATGTGGCCATGGGCGGCGGGGTGGGAATGGGTGTGGGATATGGGCGCGGGCGAGGAGGTCGCAATCTCAAAG GTTTCTATGAGGATGACTATGAGGATGACATGGGTTTTGCAGGCAACATGGGCGGCGGTGGCGGAGGGCGCATGGGGATGGGCAATATGGCTGGAG TTCAGGAGTACAGACAAGATTTCAGTTCCAAGG CCGGTATGGGCATGAATCGCCGCGGTAACATGCGACAGCCGAGGATCATGGGAGGTGGAGCGGGGCGGATGCCGTCGGGTGGAGGTCCCAACATGGGCATGGGGGGAGGTGGTTTGCAGGCCATGGGAGGAAGCTATGTCAGCAAGACTGGACACTCTGTGCACATGAGGGGCCTGCCCTTCCAGGCTGATGAACAGGATGTGGCTGAT TTCTTCTCTCCGCTGGTGCCGGTGAAGGTGGAGTTTGACTACAATGCAGCAGGCAAGCCCACAGGGGAGGCCAATGTGGATTTCTCCACCCACGCGGAGGCCAAGGAGGCCATGAAGAAGCACAAGGCTAACATGC AGCACCGGTACATAGAGCTGTTCCTGAACTCTGTGCCTGGTAACCGTAGTGATGGCATGTATCCGGGGGACGGGTTTGATGGGGACGAGGACATGGACATGATGGGGGGCATGCAGGGCAACATGATGATGAGGAAAG TCAACCTATGTGCTTTAGGAGCAGGGGATG GAAACATGGGTGGCGGTTTTGGTGGCAACATGAAAATGGAAGGTGGCTTCAACAGCATGGGAGGGGGAATGGGCATGCGTAACCGAATGAACAATCCAAACTACACAGCATTCTGA
- the LOC127847491 gene encoding heterogeneous nuclear ribonucleoprotein H3-like isoform X4, producing MDDDGNVVRLRGLPWSSSPDDIYSFFGDSVNIVPDGVHFTFSREGRPSGECFVEVVSEQDVEKALERHKDHMGQRYIEVFHSKRSEMDWVVKRSGRNQPESKEAVLRLRGLPFGCSKEEIMQFFSGLEIVPNGIMLQEDRQGRATGEAYVQFASSDCAEKALLKHKERIGHRYIEIFKSSLNEASACIGYGPKPRSLLAPSMGGAMRPGPYNRNVAMGGGVGMGVGYGRGRGGRNLKGFYEDDYEDDMGFAGNMGGGGGGRMGMGNMAGVQEYRQDFSSKAGMGMNRRGNMRQPRIMGGGAGRMPSGGGPNMGMGGGGLQAMGGSYVSKTGHSVHMRGLPFQADEQDVADFFSPLVPVKVEFDYNAAGKPTGEANVDFSTHAEAKEAMKKHKANMQHRYIELFLNSVPGNRSDGMYPGDGFDGDEDMDMMGGMQGNMMMRKVNLCALGAGDGNMGGGFGGNMKMEGGFNSMGGGMGMRNRMNNPNYTAF from the exons ATGGATGATGATGGAAATGTTGTTCGACTGCGTGGACTGCCCTGGTCATCCTCGCCAGATGATATTTACAGTTTTTTTGGAG ACTCTGTGAACATTGTACCAGACGGTGTGCACTTCACATTTTCGCGAGAAGGTCGGCCAAGTGGTGAGTGCTTTGTGGAAGTCGTTAGCGAGCAGGATGTAGAGAAGGCTCTGGAGAGACACAAAGATCACATGGGCCAGAGATATATAGAAG TTTTTCATTCAAAACGAAGTGAAATGGACTGGGTAGTAAAACGTTCTGGCAGAAATCAGCCCGAGTCCAAAGAGGCAGTCTTGCGTTTGCGTGGCTTACCTTTTGGATGCTCAAAGGAAGAGATTATGCAGTTCTTTTCAG GATTGGAGATTGTCCCCAATGGGATTATGCTACAAGAGGATCGACAGGGGCGAGCTACTGGGGAGGCTTACGTACAATTTGCAAGCTCTGACTGCGCGGAGAAGGCTTTACTCAAACACAAAGAAAGAATTGGGCACAG GTACATAGAGATTTTCAAGAGCAGTCTTAACGAGGCGTCTGCGTGTATAGGTTACGGCCCCAAGCCCCGGTCTCTACTGGCCCCCAGTATGGGAGGAGCCATGCGTCCTGGCCCCTACAACCGCAATGTGGCCATGGGCGGCGGGGTGGGAATGGGTGTGGGATATGGGCGCGGGCGAGGAGGTCGCAATCTCAAAG GTTTCTATGAGGATGACTATGAGGATGACATGGGTTTTGCAGGCAACATGGGCGGCGGTGGCGGAGGGCGCATGGGGATGGGCAATATGGCTGGAG TTCAGGAGTACAGGCAAGATTTCAGTTCCAAGG CCGGTATGGGCATGAATCGCCGCGGTAACATGCGACAGCCGAGGATCATGGGAGGTGGAGCGGGGCGGATGCCGTCGGGTGGAGGTCCCAACATGGGCATGGGGGGAGGTGGTTTGCAGGCCATGGGAGGAAGCTATGTCAGCAAGACTGGACACTCTGTGCACATGAGGGGCCTGCCCTTCCAGGCTGATGAACAGGATGTGGCTGAT TTCTTCTCTCCGCTGGTGCCGGTGAAGGTGGAGTTTGACTACAATGCAGCAGGCAAGCCCACAGGGGAGGCCAATGTGGATTTCTCCACCCACGCGGAGGCCAAGGAGGCCATGAAGAAGCACAAGGCTAACATGC AGCACCGGTACATAGAGCTGTTCCTGAACTCTGTGCCTGGTAACCGTAGTGATGGCATGTATCCGGGGGACGGGTTTGATGGGGACGAGGACATGGACATGATGGGGGGCATGCAGGGCAACATGATGATGAGGAAAG TCAACCTATGTGCTTTAGGAGCAGGGGATG GAAACATGGGTGGCGGTTTTGGTGGCAACATGAAAATGGAAGGTGGCTTCAACAGCATGGGAGGGGGAATGGGCATGCGTAACCGAATGAACAATCCAAACTACACAGCATTCTGA
- the LOC127847491 gene encoding heterogeneous nuclear ribonucleoprotein H3-like isoform X5 yields MDDDGNVVRLRGLPWSSSPDDIYSFFGDSVNIVPDGVHFTFSREGRPSGECFVEVVSEQDVEKALERHKDHMGQRYIEVFHSKRSEMDWVVKRSGRNQPESKEAVLRLRGLPFGCSKEEIMQFFSGLEIVPNGIMLQEDRQGRATGEAYVQFASSDCAEKALLKHKERIGHRYIEIFKSSLNEASACIGYGPKPRSLLAPSMGGAMRPGPYNRNVAMGGGVGMGVGYGRGRGGRNLKGFYEDDYEDDMGFAGNMGGGGGGRMGMGNMAGAGMGMNRRGNMRQPRIMGGGAGRMPSGGGPNMGMGGGGLQAMGGSYVSKTGHSVHMRGLPFQADEQDVADFFSPLVPVKVEFDYNAAGKPTGEANVDFSTHAEAKEAMKKHKANMQHRYIELFLNSVPGNRSDGMYPGDGFDGDEDMDMMGGMQGNMMMRKVNLCALGAGDGNMGGGFGGNMKMEGGFNSMGGGMGMRNRMNNPNYTAF; encoded by the exons ATGGATGATGATGGAAATGTTGTTCGACTGCGTGGACTGCCCTGGTCATCCTCGCCAGATGATATTTACAGTTTTTTTGGAG ACTCTGTGAACATTGTACCAGACGGTGTGCACTTCACATTTTCGCGAGAAGGTCGGCCAAGTGGTGAGTGCTTTGTGGAAGTCGTTAGCGAGCAGGATGTAGAGAAGGCTCTGGAGAGACACAAAGATCACATGGGCCAGAGATATATAGAAG TTTTTCATTCAAAACGAAGTGAAATGGACTGGGTAGTAAAACGTTCTGGCAGAAATCAGCCCGAGTCCAAAGAGGCAGTCTTGCGTTTGCGTGGCTTACCTTTTGGATGCTCAAAGGAAGAGATTATGCAGTTCTTTTCAG GATTGGAGATTGTCCCCAATGGGATTATGCTACAAGAGGATCGACAGGGGCGAGCTACTGGGGAGGCTTACGTACAATTTGCAAGCTCTGACTGCGCGGAGAAGGCTTTACTCAAACACAAAGAAAGAATTGGGCACAG GTACATAGAGATTTTCAAGAGCAGTCTTAACGAGGCGTCTGCGTGTATAGGTTACGGCCCCAAGCCCCGGTCTCTACTGGCCCCCAGTATGGGAGGAGCCATGCGTCCTGGCCCCTACAACCGCAATGTGGCCATGGGCGGCGGGGTGGGAATGGGTGTGGGATATGGGCGCGGGCGAGGAGGTCGCAATCTCAAAG GTTTCTATGAGGATGACTATGAGGATGACATGGGTTTTGCAGGCAACATGGGCGGCGGTGGCGGAGGGCGCATGGGGATGGGCAATATGGCTGGAG CCGGTATGGGCATGAATCGCCGCGGTAACATGCGACAGCCGAGGATCATGGGAGGTGGAGCGGGGCGGATGCCGTCGGGTGGAGGTCCCAACATGGGCATGGGGGGAGGTGGTTTGCAGGCCATGGGAGGAAGCTATGTCAGCAAGACTGGACACTCTGTGCACATGAGGGGCCTGCCCTTCCAGGCTGATGAACAGGATGTGGCTGAT TTCTTCTCTCCGCTGGTGCCGGTGAAGGTGGAGTTTGACTACAATGCAGCAGGCAAGCCCACAGGGGAGGCCAATGTGGATTTCTCCACCCACGCGGAGGCCAAGGAGGCCATGAAGAAGCACAAGGCTAACATGC AGCACCGGTACATAGAGCTGTTCCTGAACTCTGTGCCTGGTAACCGTAGTGATGGCATGTATCCGGGGGACGGGTTTGATGGGGACGAGGACATGGACATGATGGGGGGCATGCAGGGCAACATGATGATGAGGAAAG TCAACCTATGTGCTTTAGGAGCAGGGGATG GAAACATGGGTGGCGGTTTTGGTGGCAACATGAAAATGGAAGGTGGCTTCAACAGCATGGGAGGGGGAATGGGCATGCGTAACCGAATGAACAATCCAAACTACACAGCATTCTGA
- the LOC127847491 gene encoding heterogeneous nuclear ribonucleoprotein F-like isoform X2 produces the protein MDDDGNVVRLRGLPWSSSPDDIYSFFGDSVNIVPDGVHFTFSREGRPSGECFVEVVSEQDVEKALERHKDHMGQRYIEVFHSKRSEMDWVVKRSGRNQPESKEAVLRLRGLPFGCSKEEIMQFFSGLEIVPNGIMLQEDRQGRATGEAYVQFASSDCAEKALLKHKERIGHRYIEIFKSSLNEASACIGYGPKPRSLLAPSMGGAMRPGPYNRNVAMGGGVGMGVGYGRGRGGRNLKGFYEDDYEDDMGFAGNMGGGGGGRMGMGNMAGVQEYRQDFSSKVQEYRQDFSSKAGMGMNRRGNMRQPRIMGGGAGRMPSGGGPNMGMGGGGLQAMGGSYVSKTGHSVHMRGLPFQADEQDVADFFSPLVPVKVEFDYNAAGKPTGEANVDFSTHAEAKEAMKKHKANMQHRYIELFLNSVPGNRSDGMYPGDGFDGDEDMDMMGGMQGNMMMRKGNMGGGFGGNMKMEGGFNSMGGGMGMRNRMNNPNYTAF, from the exons ATGGATGATGATGGAAATGTTGTTCGACTGCGTGGACTGCCCTGGTCATCCTCGCCAGATGATATTTACAGTTTTTTTGGAG ACTCTGTGAACATTGTACCAGACGGTGTGCACTTCACATTTTCGCGAGAAGGTCGGCCAAGTGGTGAGTGCTTTGTGGAAGTCGTTAGCGAGCAGGATGTAGAGAAGGCTCTGGAGAGACACAAAGATCACATGGGCCAGAGATATATAGAAG TTTTTCATTCAAAACGAAGTGAAATGGACTGGGTAGTAAAACGTTCTGGCAGAAATCAGCCCGAGTCCAAAGAGGCAGTCTTGCGTTTGCGTGGCTTACCTTTTGGATGCTCAAAGGAAGAGATTATGCAGTTCTTTTCAG GATTGGAGATTGTCCCCAATGGGATTATGCTACAAGAGGATCGACAGGGGCGAGCTACTGGGGAGGCTTACGTACAATTTGCAAGCTCTGACTGCGCGGAGAAGGCTTTACTCAAACACAAAGAAAGAATTGGGCACAG GTACATAGAGATTTTCAAGAGCAGTCTTAACGAGGCGTCTGCGTGTATAGGTTACGGCCCCAAGCCCCGGTCTCTACTGGCCCCCAGTATGGGAGGAGCCATGCGTCCTGGCCCCTACAACCGCAATGTGGCCATGGGCGGCGGGGTGGGAATGGGTGTGGGATATGGGCGCGGGCGAGGAGGTCGCAATCTCAAAG GTTTCTATGAGGATGACTATGAGGATGACATGGGTTTTGCAGGCAACATGGGCGGCGGTGGCGGAGGGCGCATGGGGATGGGCAATATGGCTGGAG TTCAGGAGTACAGGCAAGATTTCAGTTCCAAGG TTCAGGAGTACAGACAAGATTTCAGTTCCAAGG CCGGTATGGGCATGAATCGCCGCGGTAACATGCGACAGCCGAGGATCATGGGAGGTGGAGCGGGGCGGATGCCGTCGGGTGGAGGTCCCAACATGGGCATGGGGGGAGGTGGTTTGCAGGCCATGGGAGGAAGCTATGTCAGCAAGACTGGACACTCTGTGCACATGAGGGGCCTGCCCTTCCAGGCTGATGAACAGGATGTGGCTGAT TTCTTCTCTCCGCTGGTGCCGGTGAAGGTGGAGTTTGACTACAATGCAGCAGGCAAGCCCACAGGGGAGGCCAATGTGGATTTCTCCACCCACGCGGAGGCCAAGGAGGCCATGAAGAAGCACAAGGCTAACATGC AGCACCGGTACATAGAGCTGTTCCTGAACTCTGTGCCTGGTAACCGTAGTGATGGCATGTATCCGGGGGACGGGTTTGATGGGGACGAGGACATGGACATGATGGGGGGCATGCAGGGCAACATGATGATGAGGAAAG GAAACATGGGTGGCGGTTTTGGTGGCAACATGAAAATGGAAGGTGGCTTCAACAGCATGGGAGGGGGAATGGGCATGCGTAACCGAATGAACAATCCAAACTACACAGCATTCTGA
- the LOC127847491 gene encoding heterogeneous nuclear ribonucleoprotein F-like isoform X1, with protein MDDDGNVVRLRGLPWSSSPDDIYSFFGDSVNIVPDGVHFTFSREGRPSGECFVEVVSEQDVEKALERHKDHMGQRYIEVFHSKRSEMDWVVKRSGRNQPESKEAVLRLRGLPFGCSKEEIMQFFSGLEIVPNGIMLQEDRQGRATGEAYVQFASSDCAEKALLKHKERIGHRYIEIFKSSLNEASACIGYGPKPRSLLAPSMGGAMRPGPYNRNVAMGGGVGMGVGYGRGRGGRNLKGFYEDDYEDDMGFAGNMGGGGGGRMGMGNMAGVQEYRQDFSSKVQEYRQDFSSKAGMGMNRRGNMRQPRIMGGGAGRMPSGGGPNMGMGGGGLQAMGGSYVSKTGHSVHMRGLPFQADEQDVADFFSPLVPVKVEFDYNAAGKPTGEANVDFSTHAEAKEAMKKHKANMQHRYIELFLNSVPGNRSDGMYPGDGFDGDEDMDMMGGMQGNMMMRKVNLCALGAGDGNMGGGFGGNMKMEGGFNSMGGGMGMRNRMNNPNYTAF; from the exons ATGGATGATGATGGAAATGTTGTTCGACTGCGTGGACTGCCCTGGTCATCCTCGCCAGATGATATTTACAGTTTTTTTGGAG ACTCTGTGAACATTGTACCAGACGGTGTGCACTTCACATTTTCGCGAGAAGGTCGGCCAAGTGGTGAGTGCTTTGTGGAAGTCGTTAGCGAGCAGGATGTAGAGAAGGCTCTGGAGAGACACAAAGATCACATGGGCCAGAGATATATAGAAG TTTTTCATTCAAAACGAAGTGAAATGGACTGGGTAGTAAAACGTTCTGGCAGAAATCAGCCCGAGTCCAAAGAGGCAGTCTTGCGTTTGCGTGGCTTACCTTTTGGATGCTCAAAGGAAGAGATTATGCAGTTCTTTTCAG GATTGGAGATTGTCCCCAATGGGATTATGCTACAAGAGGATCGACAGGGGCGAGCTACTGGGGAGGCTTACGTACAATTTGCAAGCTCTGACTGCGCGGAGAAGGCTTTACTCAAACACAAAGAAAGAATTGGGCACAG GTACATAGAGATTTTCAAGAGCAGTCTTAACGAGGCGTCTGCGTGTATAGGTTACGGCCCCAAGCCCCGGTCTCTACTGGCCCCCAGTATGGGAGGAGCCATGCGTCCTGGCCCCTACAACCGCAATGTGGCCATGGGCGGCGGGGTGGGAATGGGTGTGGGATATGGGCGCGGGCGAGGAGGTCGCAATCTCAAAG GTTTCTATGAGGATGACTATGAGGATGACATGGGTTTTGCAGGCAACATGGGCGGCGGTGGCGGAGGGCGCATGGGGATGGGCAATATGGCTGGAG TTCAGGAGTACAGGCAAGATTTCAGTTCCAAGG TTCAGGAGTACAGACAAGATTTCAGTTCCAAGG CCGGTATGGGCATGAATCGCCGCGGTAACATGCGACAGCCGAGGATCATGGGAGGTGGAGCGGGGCGGATGCCGTCGGGTGGAGGTCCCAACATGGGCATGGGGGGAGGTGGTTTGCAGGCCATGGGAGGAAGCTATGTCAGCAAGACTGGACACTCTGTGCACATGAGGGGCCTGCCCTTCCAGGCTGATGAACAGGATGTGGCTGAT TTCTTCTCTCCGCTGGTGCCGGTGAAGGTGGAGTTTGACTACAATGCAGCAGGCAAGCCCACAGGGGAGGCCAATGTGGATTTCTCCACCCACGCGGAGGCCAAGGAGGCCATGAAGAAGCACAAGGCTAACATGC AGCACCGGTACATAGAGCTGTTCCTGAACTCTGTGCCTGGTAACCGTAGTGATGGCATGTATCCGGGGGACGGGTTTGATGGGGACGAGGACATGGACATGATGGGGGGCATGCAGGGCAACATGATGATGAGGAAAG TCAACCTATGTGCTTTAGGAGCAGGGGATG GAAACATGGGTGGCGGTTTTGGTGGCAACATGAAAATGGAAGGTGGCTTCAACAGCATGGGAGGGGGAATGGGCATGCGTAACCGAATGAACAATCCAAACTACACAGCATTCTGA